A single Eremothecium sinecaudum strain ATCC 58844 chromosome VIII, complete sequence DNA region contains:
- a CDS encoding HHR256Cp (Non-syntenic homolog of Ashbya gossypii AER401W; Syntenic homolog of Saccharomyces cerevisiae YDR368W (YPR1) and YOR120W (GCY1)), translated as MVATKICTDTIKLNTGAEMPMIGFGTAIPGGHNVYEAIKIAIENGYRCIDTAAIYGNEEIVGKAIRDSGLPREDFFVITKLWCSQAKNPELALSSSLKRLGLDYVDLYLVHCPNVFERSDNVGDDNYFPSPQYPEKEEDTTSDKEVTFLDVWHLVEKLPETNLTKAVGVANFSKNKLKKILDDPKTKVVPAVNMVESHPLLPQDELASYCKEKNIVMQTFLFSSTKNPFKREPVIAEIVEKNEVTPNQVLVNYNVKRGLPVLPKAKKQHRIIENIKVFDLSDEDFEKLNNMHKTNGTKRLVNTDWIDWD; from the coding sequence ATGGTTGCAACTAAAATTTGTACAGACACTATAAAACTTAACACTGGGGCAGAAATGCCAATGATTGGTTTCGGTACTGCAATACCGGGTGGCCATAATGTGTACGAAGCAATTAAAATTGCAATAGAAAATGGCTACAGATGTATCGATACCGCTGCCATATATGGTAATGAGGAAATTGTTGGAAAAGCCATTAGAGATTCGGGATTGCCAAGAGAGGATTTTTTTGTTATTACAAAGTTATGGTGCTCTCAAGCTAAGAATCCAGAATTAGCTCTGTCTAGTTCTTTGAAACGCTTAGGATTAGACTATGTTGACCTATATTTGGTTCATTGTCCTAATGTTTTTGAGCGCAGCGACAATGTAGGCGACGACAATTATTTTCCTAGCCCTCAATATCCTGAGAAGGAGGAAGATACTACTTCTGACAAGGAGGTGACTTTCCTGGATGTATGGCATCTAGTTGAGAAATTACCTGAGACTAATTTGACGAAGGCTGTGGGCGTCGCTAATTTCTCCAAAAacaaattgaagaagattttGGATGATCCTAAAACTAAAGTCGTTCCTGCAGTCAATATGGTTGAATCCCATCCTTTACTTCCACAAGATGAATTAGCCTCCTACTGCAAAGAGAAGAACATTGTTATGCAAACTTTTCTATTTAGCTCGACTAAAAATCCCTTTAAAAGAGAGCCTGTCATAGCTGAAATTGTAGAAAAGAATGAAGTCACCCCAAACCAAGTTTTGGTAAATTATAATGTTAAGAGAGGTTTGCCAGTATTACCAAAGGCTAAAAAACAGCATAGAATTATTGAGAACATTAAGGTCTTCGATTTGtctgatgaagattttGAAAAGCTCAATAACATGCACAAAACTAATGGTACTAAGAGACTTGTAAACACAGATTGGATAGACTGGGATTGA